One genomic window of Candidatus Caccoplasma merdavium includes the following:
- a CDS encoding rubredoxin codes for MKKYKCSVCDWIYDPAVGDPEGGIAPGTAFEDIPDDWVCPLCGVGKDDFEEVDE; via the coding sequence ATGAAAAAGTACAAATGCAGCGTGTGTGATTGGATATACGACCCGGCCGTCGGAGATCCCGAAGGGGGTATTGCTCCCGGAACCGCATTCGAAGATATTCCCGATGATTGGGTATGTCCGCTTTGTGGGGTAGGAAAAGATGATTTTGAAGAGGTAGACGAGTAG
- a CDS encoding beta galactosidase jelly roll domain-containing protein: MKKLFLFAILSLFFWTHDPVDMQARVRLPQHIASGMVLQRGQPLTLHGRGDAGENIILTFRGKKYRATTDAQGLWQITLPAQKPGGPYTMRVNDTTLTDVWVGDVILCAGQSNMELPVSRVVDLFAEEVSNYENAAIRQLRIPTTYTFEGPQDDLPTCRWVALTPESAMHFSALGYFLARQLYERTGVPVGIINNAVGGSTVESWLDEASLQDYPSMRNTLYLNRDEAYVQSVVKSERLRRRLWVEALNREDPGCGRWSACESDDSDWTRRLPFDPSWARDADGRVLNGSTWWRHHFDASSIDTAQAALLRLGCLVDADSVFVNGRFVGTTSYQYPPRKYTVPAGLLRRNGDNVVSVRLLSYSGTPAFVPDKPYRIEQGEKAIPLDGEWLFRRGAVMPPLPGETFFMWQPTALYNSMMAPLASYGVRAVVWYQGESNTDDTRRYAELLPLLIGRWRTLLGNDGLPFIVVQLPEFMAERSYPTESGWAAMREVQRRISLDLPDVGLAVTLGTGEWNDIHPLDKKTVADRVARQLFRLAYGENVTTAPMVEGACCQGDTIVLQFDNGGSPLFYEDSLRGFSVQGKDGRHVWARVLAVGDDTVTLLSPVDNPRRVRYAWADNPGKPLLRNKEGLPASPFEIEIDSETPTP; encoded by the coding sequence ATGAAAAAACTGTTTCTTTTTGCGATACTCTCGCTCTTCTTTTGGACACACGACCCCGTCGATATGCAGGCACGGGTGCGGTTGCCGCAACACATCGCCTCGGGCATGGTATTGCAACGCGGGCAGCCGCTCACGTTGCACGGCCGGGGCGATGCGGGAGAGAATATCATCCTTACTTTCCGCGGGAAAAAATACCGTGCCACGACCGATGCGCAGGGTCTTTGGCAAATAACCCTCCCCGCCCAGAAACCCGGCGGTCCCTACACGATGCGTGTCAACGACACCACGCTCACCGATGTGTGGGTGGGTGACGTAATATTGTGTGCCGGACAGTCGAACATGGAACTGCCCGTATCGCGCGTCGTCGACCTCTTTGCCGAGGAGGTGTCAAATTACGAAAATGCCGCCATTCGCCAGTTGCGCATACCCACCACCTACACCTTTGAAGGGCCGCAAGACGACCTGCCGACCTGCCGCTGGGTGGCACTTACGCCCGAATCGGCGATGCACTTCTCGGCATTGGGCTATTTCCTGGCCCGCCAGCTCTATGAGCGTACGGGGGTGCCTGTGGGTATCATCAACAATGCGGTGGGGGGCTCCACGGTCGAGTCGTGGCTCGACGAAGCGTCGTTGCAGGATTATCCGTCGATGCGGAACACCCTCTATCTCAACCGCGACGAAGCCTATGTGCAGTCGGTGGTGAAGAGCGAACGTCTGCGGCGCCGCTTGTGGGTCGAGGCGCTCAACCGCGAAGACCCCGGCTGCGGTCGCTGGTCGGCCTGCGAGAGTGACGACAGCGACTGGACGCGTCGCTTGCCTTTTGACCCCTCGTGGGCGCGCGATGCCGACGGGCGTGTGCTGAACGGTTCGACCTGGTGGCGCCATCACTTCGACGCCTCGTCCATCGACACCGCGCAAGCCGCCCTCCTGCGGCTGGGGTGCCTGGTCGATGCCGACTCGGTCTTTGTCAACGGCCGTTTCGTGGGAACGACCTCTTACCAGTATCCTCCCCGCAAATATACCGTCCCGGCGGGTCTGCTGCGTCGCAACGGCGACAATGTGGTGTCGGTGCGCCTGCTCAGTTACAGCGGCACCCCGGCTTTTGTTCCCGACAAGCCCTACCGCATCGAGCAGGGCGAAAAGGCGATTCCGCTCGATGGGGAGTGGCTTTTCCGCCGCGGAGCCGTGATGCCCCCGCTACCGGGAGAGACCTTCTTTATGTGGCAGCCCACGGCTCTCTACAACAGCATGATGGCGCCGCTGGCTTCCTATGGCGTGCGTGCCGTGGTATGGTATCAGGGCGAGTCGAACACGGACGACACCCGGCGTTATGCCGAACTGCTGCCACTCCTTATCGGGAGGTGGCGCACCCTGCTCGGTAATGACGGGCTCCCGTTCATTGTGGTGCAACTGCCCGAATTCATGGCCGAGCGTTCCTATCCCACGGAGAGCGGTTGGGCTGCCATGCGCGAAGTGCAGCGCCGCATCTCCCTCGACCTTCCTGACGTGGGACTGGCCGTAACATTGGGCACCGGCGAATGGAACGACATTCACCCCCTCGACAAGAAAACCGTAGCCGACCGTGTGGCTCGCCAGCTCTTCCGCCTCGCCTATGGAGAAAACGTGACGACGGCTCCGATGGTCGAAGGAGCCTGTTGCCAAGGCGACACAATCGTGTTGCAATTCGACAACGGCGGTTCGCCGCTTTTCTATGAAGACAGCCTGCGAGGCTTCTCGGTGCAAGGAAAAGACGGCCGCCATGTGTGGGCACGCGTGCTTGCCGTCGGCGACGACACGGTGACACTGCTCTCACCGGTCGATAACCCTCGCCGTGTGCGTTATGCCTGGGCCGACAATCCCGGCAAACCGTTGCTGCGCAACAAGGAAGGGTTGCCTGCCTCGCCTTTTGAAATAGAGATTGATTCCGAAACACCGACTCCATAA
- a CDS encoding DUF695 domain-containing protein gives MKLTDNWFTTVTESDNGAVMFVSGRDEIDAFMESGKLRERVEITWPYEADAQGMPTEEESMRMEAPQETLRKAMEKDKLAILTGIYTGDGTRTWVFYTRNIPAFGERLNEALAPFEQLPITIYTEKDAEWNEYREMRSLCGDACRDVLFDDEEE, from the coding sequence ATGAAACTGACCGATAACTGGTTTACCACGGTGACCGAGAGCGACAACGGCGCCGTGATGTTCGTGAGCGGCCGCGATGAGATCGACGCCTTCATGGAATCGGGTAAATTGCGCGAGCGCGTGGAGATAACCTGGCCTTATGAGGCCGATGCACAAGGTATGCCCACCGAGGAAGAATCGATGCGCATGGAAGCTCCGCAAGAGACCCTGCGCAAAGCCATGGAGAAGGACAAACTGGCTATTCTCACCGGCATCTACACAGGCGACGGCACCCGCACCTGGGTTTTCTACACCCGCAATATCCCGGCTTTCGGCGAACGGCTCAATGAGGCTTTGGCTCCATTCGAACAACTGCCCATCACCATCTACACCGAGAAAGATGCCGAGTGGAACGAGTACCGCGAGATGCGTTCGCTCTGCGGCGATGCCTGCCGCGATGTCCTCTTCGACGACGAGGAAGAGTGA
- a CDS encoding DUF3078 domain-containing protein yields the protein MRHSIFLVALVLLSATSISAQEKAPSPWTKAGFVGLKFTQSSFTNWAAGGENALALDAQFTYQADYKNEKHLWQNRVELNYGFNQTGDAPLKKTTDKIYLNSNYGFQIEKSLYLSAFLTYQSQFSNGYQYGSDNERTFVSRFMAPGYVSAGLGITWTPAPIVSAVFTPVTWKGTFVLDDALARQGAFGVEEGKNVLNEMGANLKVELNYDVMKNVNLYSRLNLFSDYMRGKEARNIDVSWDVQINMTINKWLSASVSTNLVYDNDIKFAYDKKDADGNIIGHGKCAKVQFKEVLAIGLQYNF from the coding sequence ATGAGACATTCGATTTTTCTGGTTGCATTGGTACTTCTTTCCGCAACCAGCATCTCTGCCCAGGAAAAGGCACCGTCACCGTGGACAAAAGCCGGCTTTGTGGGTCTTAAATTCACCCAGTCGAGCTTTACCAACTGGGCCGCCGGAGGCGAGAACGCCTTGGCTCTCGATGCCCAGTTTACTTACCAGGCCGACTACAAAAATGAAAAACATTTGTGGCAGAACCGGGTAGAACTCAACTACGGTTTCAACCAAACCGGCGATGCACCGCTGAAAAAGACCACCGATAAAATATACCTCAACTCCAACTACGGTTTCCAAATCGAGAAATCACTTTACCTGAGTGCATTCCTCACCTACCAATCGCAATTTTCCAACGGCTACCAGTATGGCAGCGACAACGAGCGCACGTTTGTCTCTCGCTTCATGGCGCCGGGATATGTCTCGGCCGGTCTCGGTATCACCTGGACACCGGCTCCTATCGTGTCGGCGGTATTCACCCCGGTCACTTGGAAAGGGACTTTCGTCCTCGATGACGCCCTCGCCCGACAAGGGGCCTTCGGTGTGGAAGAAGGGAAAAACGTACTCAACGAGATGGGCGCCAACCTCAAAGTAGAACTCAACTACGATGTCATGAAAAACGTCAATCTCTACTCCCGCCTCAACCTCTTCTCCGACTACATGCGCGGGAAAGAGGCCCGCAACATCGACGTATCGTGGGACGTGCAAATCAACATGACCATCAACAAATGGCTTTCGGCTTCGGTATCGACCAATCTCGTCTACGACAACGACATCAAATTTGCCTATGACAAGAAAGATGCCGACGGCAACATCATCGGCCATGGGAAATGCGCCAAAGTGCAATTCAAAGAAGTCCTCGCCATCGGTCTGCAATACAATTTCTAA
- a CDS encoding alpha-glucuronidase, with amino-acid sequence MKKNFAFLFLIVCLAFPLAAEDGSRLWLPASPEMADGLSTLDIARSEMTLLPVKHSLVATAGDRRLRRYIPKAELRSLGEEEFIVRSVDSLCVVAGGSERAALYGVYRLLRDYASGRWAASYDVREKPSFELRLLNHWDNLDGSVERGYAGRSIWWESDTLRRALYRAYARANASVGINGTVLNNVNASPQVLDSSHLAKVRQIADVLRPYGMKVYLSINFSSPMALGGLPTADPLDTRVAGWWRDKVEEIYALIPDFGGFLVKANSEGLPGPQDYDRTHADGANMLADALAPHGGVVMWRAFVYNPTEADRAKQAYTEFLPLDSSFRENVIIQVKNGPVDFQPCEPFSPLFGAMRHTPVMPEFQITQEYLGFSNHLVFLAPLYEECLDSDTYACGPGSTVARVTDGSAFPLSRTAIAGVANIGLDTNWCGHHFAQANWYAFGRLAWCDTLSSETIAEEWLQQTFSHDDRCVVPLKRAMMLSREAAVDYMMPLGLHHLFAFGHHYGPEPWGYREGMRPDWLPSYYHRADSTGIGFDRTQAGSDAVSQYAEPLRSRFNDIGRCPESLLLWFHHVPWTHVMASQRTLWDELCLTYQRGVDSARELAGIWQSVASYIDAERFAHVEARLRVQLHDAVWWKDACLLYFQTFSRLPFPAGVEPPVYTLDELKQIKLDMKHHN; translated from the coding sequence ATGAAGAAAAATTTTGCATTCCTCTTCCTGATTGTTTGTCTTGCCTTTCCTCTTGCCGCCGAAGACGGGAGCCGTCTGTGGTTGCCGGCCTCTCCTGAGATGGCCGACGGGCTTTCGACACTCGACATCGCCCGTAGCGAAATGACGCTCCTGCCCGTGAAGCACTCCCTCGTGGCGACGGCCGGTGACCGTCGCCTGCGCCGGTATATTCCCAAGGCCGAGTTGCGAAGTCTCGGTGAAGAAGAATTTATCGTGCGCTCGGTCGACAGCCTGTGTGTGGTTGCCGGCGGGAGCGAACGCGCCGCGCTTTACGGGGTCTACCGTCTTCTGCGCGATTACGCTTCGGGACGTTGGGCGGCCTCGTATGATGTGCGCGAAAAACCTTCTTTCGAATTGCGCCTGCTCAACCACTGGGACAACCTCGACGGCAGTGTCGAGCGCGGATATGCCGGCCGTTCCATCTGGTGGGAGAGCGACACGTTGCGTCGTGCCCTGTACCGGGCCTATGCCCGGGCCAACGCCTCGGTGGGCATCAACGGCACGGTTCTCAACAATGTGAATGCCTCGCCCCAAGTGCTCGACTCGTCGCATCTTGCCAAGGTGCGGCAGATTGCCGACGTATTGCGCCCCTATGGCATGAAGGTCTATCTCTCCATCAATTTCTCGTCGCCGATGGCTCTCGGCGGACTTCCTACGGCCGACCCGCTCGACACCCGTGTCGCCGGCTGGTGGCGCGACAAGGTGGAGGAGATATATGCGTTGATTCCCGATTTCGGCGGGTTCCTGGTAAAGGCAAATTCCGAAGGGTTGCCGGGTCCGCAGGACTACGACCGCACCCATGCCGACGGCGCCAACATGCTGGCCGACGCGCTGGCTCCCCACGGCGGGGTGGTCATGTGGCGGGCATTTGTGTATAACCCCACCGAGGCCGACCGTGCGAAACAAGCCTACACCGAGTTCCTTCCGCTCGATTCCTCCTTCCGCGAGAACGTCATCATACAGGTCAAGAACGGCCCGGTCGATTTCCAGCCGTGCGAACCGTTCAGCCCCCTTTTCGGCGCCATGCGCCACACACCGGTCATGCCCGAATTTCAGATTACACAGGAGTATTTGGGCTTTTCCAATCACTTGGTTTTCCTTGCACCGCTCTATGAGGAGTGTCTCGACAGCGACACCTATGCGTGCGGACCCGGCTCGACGGTGGCACGCGTTACCGACGGTTCGGCATTCCCGCTCTCCCGCACGGCGATTGCCGGAGTCGCCAACATCGGTCTCGACACCAACTGGTGCGGCCATCATTTCGCCCAAGCCAACTGGTACGCCTTCGGTCGCTTGGCCTGGTGCGACACTCTCTCGTCCGAGACGATTGCCGAGGAGTGGCTACAACAGACCTTCTCGCACGACGACCGTTGTGTCGTCCCCCTGAAACGCGCCATGATGCTCTCACGCGAAGCCGCGGTCGATTACATGATGCCACTGGGCCTGCACCACCTTTTTGCCTTCGGCCACCATTACGGTCCCGAACCATGGGGTTACCGCGAAGGCATGCGCCCCGACTGGCTTCCCTCCTATTATCACCGGGCCGACAGCACGGGCATCGGCTTCGACCGCACGCAGGCGGGCAGCGATGCCGTCTCTCAATATGCCGAACCGTTGCGCTCCCGCTTCAACGACATCGGCCGTTGTCCCGAGTCGTTGTTGCTCTGGTTCCATCACGTCCCGTGGACACACGTCATGGCCTCGCAACGCACATTGTGGGACGAGCTTTGCCTCACCTACCAGCGGGGTGTCGACTCCGCCCGCGAACTGGCCGGTATCTGGCAGTCGGTCGCTTCATACATCGATGCCGAACGTTTTGCACATGTCGAGGCGCGTCTCCGTGTGCAGTTGCACGATGCCGTGTGGTGGAAAGATGCCTGTCTGCTCTATTTCCAGACCTTCTCCCGGTTGCCCTTCCCTGCCGGCGTGGAACCTCCGGTCTATACCCTCGACGAATTGAAACAGATAAAACTCGACATGAAACATCATAATTGA
- a CDS encoding exo-alpha-sialidase — protein MKNIVIALFLVCLSSASMADNIPFSHPANLFDASNSNTLGLSVAPGSETVTVFAPGDETDHFSNGVVMIAFKGALYCMWQSSQTDEDAADTWVAYSRSLDEGKTWSTPMVLAEDIENGYCSSGGWHATADTLVAYINTWPDNLTPKGGYTRYVTSTDGINWSAPADVTMADGSRIEGIFEQDPHVLPNGRIVNATHKQPGLKVMPIYTDDPLGVSGWKEGAFSFTDKGEQSRELEPSLYWKSDGTLVMIFRDQNSTYLKMAATSTDNGETWSNAVLTDFPDARTKQSAGNLPDGTAYFAGNPVNNKTRIPLVLTLSRDGNVFDTAYLLRSNDEMPPLRYEGSAKRAGYHYPKSMVYNDYLYVAYATNKEDVQYTRVPLSSISLNESGGIATETTEDAGVFLSGHELCIRLASTSPVEIEVYAVSGHCVARFEACGEVSRHDISALAKGVYVVRVKTVQKVTSHAVLIK, from the coding sequence ATGAAAAATATTGTCATCGCATTGTTTCTCGTGTGTCTGTCAAGTGCGAGTATGGCCGATAACATTCCGTTCAGTCACCCGGCAAACCTTTTCGATGCCTCAAACAGTAACACGCTGGGACTTTCCGTGGCACCCGGGAGTGAAACGGTCACGGTCTTTGCTCCCGGCGACGAAACCGACCATTTCAGCAATGGCGTTGTCATGATAGCCTTTAAAGGTGCCTTGTATTGCATGTGGCAAAGTTCACAAACCGACGAAGATGCCGCCGATACATGGGTGGCATACAGCCGCAGTCTCGATGAAGGGAAAACATGGAGCACCCCCATGGTTCTCGCCGAAGATATAGAGAACGGTTACTGCTCCTCGGGAGGTTGGCACGCAACGGCCGACACGCTGGTGGCCTATATCAATACCTGGCCCGATAATCTGACCCCCAAAGGGGGATATACCCGATATGTAACCAGTACCGACGGGATAAATTGGAGTGCTCCCGCTGATGTTACGATGGCCGATGGCTCACGCATTGAAGGTATCTTCGAACAAGATCCTCATGTGCTTCCCAACGGCCGCATCGTGAATGCGACACACAAGCAGCCCGGCCTGAAAGTGATGCCTATCTATACCGACGACCCGCTGGGAGTGAGTGGCTGGAAAGAGGGTGCCTTCTCTTTTACCGACAAAGGCGAACAGTCCCGTGAATTGGAACCGAGCCTATATTGGAAATCCGACGGTACATTGGTCATGATATTCCGCGACCAGAACAGCACCTACCTTAAAATGGCGGCCACCAGTACCGACAATGGTGAAACGTGGAGCAATGCCGTACTGACAGATTTTCCCGATGCCCGCACCAAACAAAGTGCCGGGAATCTTCCCGATGGCACAGCCTATTTTGCCGGCAATCCGGTAAACAACAAAACCCGCATTCCGTTGGTCCTCACGCTGAGCAGAGACGGGAATGTGTTCGACACCGCCTACTTGCTGCGCAGCAACGACGAGATGCCCCCACTACGTTATGAGGGCTCGGCCAAGCGGGCCGGGTATCACTATCCCAAGTCGATGGTATATAATGATTATTTATATGTGGCATACGCTACGAACAAAGAAGATGTGCAATATACACGCGTACCGTTGTCGTCTATTTCCCTCAACGAGAGCGGCGGCATTGCAACTGAGACAACCGAAGATGCGGGCGTTTTCCTCTCGGGACATGAACTTTGCATACGGCTTGCCTCGACGTCGCCTGTGGAAATCGAGGTATATGCCGTTTCGGGGCATTGCGTGGCTCGATTCGAAGCCTGTGGAGAAGTGTCGCGACACGACATCTCAGCTCTTGCCAAAGGGGTGTATGTCGTGCGTGTAAAGACGGTACAAAAGGTAACTTCCCACGCCGTCCTCATCAAATAA
- a CDS encoding rhamnogalacturonan acetylesterase: protein MKKTLFIALALLCLFLPAEAKKKVRVHTIGDSTMADYAENTTRTRGWGEMFQEFFTDDVEVINYARGGRSTRSFINEGLWDKVKANIQKGDYVLIQFAHNDEKGGGTYSDDGRGTDPWGHYKANLERYVDETRELGGIPILVTPIVRRYFTGEGTISAKGCHNLGASPADSTLDYVFVMKRVAAEKQVPLIDHTAMTKAFIEKLGAEKTTALIYVPTDGTHTQATGAALYARMVAADLKKQGILKRQVRPETPIVLNPEAIDFGSLYVGDESRICFDFVGLSLPASESEVTITAPQGMTIAASPEAPKNKKIVLPYSDGKLWNQCFYLYFNPTQAGNVNDCVTITCGKIKRTIPVTAECKAISKETPKTIRVKKYALKGLQQDSLGITIEKGEWPADIDESGSRYVEFFVKGLKKSFIVRQITFTLSGKVAYRAAVSKGGDFYPRTDLGENQRATEETQKIVLPVNVTIKPGERLGMRIFPWSTEATDSLHFTIEDFTLEGMEIE from the coding sequence ATGAAAAAGACTCTGTTCATTGCATTGGCCCTGCTCTGCCTGTTCTTGCCGGCAGAGGCCAAAAAGAAAGTTCGCGTGCACACCATCGGCGACTCGACCATGGCCGACTATGCCGAGAACACGACTCGCACCCGTGGCTGGGGTGAGATGTTCCAGGAATTTTTTACCGATGATGTCGAAGTCATCAACTACGCCCGTGGCGGACGCAGTACCCGCTCGTTTATCAACGAAGGCTTGTGGGACAAGGTCAAGGCCAATATTCAGAAAGGCGATTATGTGCTGATACAGTTTGCCCACAACGACGAGAAGGGGGGCGGCACATACAGCGACGACGGCCGCGGTACCGACCCGTGGGGGCACTACAAAGCCAATCTCGAACGGTATGTCGACGAGACCCGCGAACTGGGCGGCATTCCCATACTGGTCACGCCCATCGTGCGTCGTTATTTTACCGGTGAGGGTACGATAAGTGCCAAAGGGTGTCACAACCTGGGCGCGTCGCCGGCCGACTCGACCCTCGACTATGTCTTCGTGATGAAACGGGTGGCTGCCGAGAAACAGGTTCCCCTCATCGACCATACGGCCATGACAAAAGCCTTCATCGAGAAGTTGGGCGCAGAAAAGACCACCGCCCTCATTTATGTCCCCACCGACGGCACCCATACCCAGGCTACCGGTGCCGCCCTCTATGCCCGGATGGTGGCGGCCGACTTGAAGAAGCAAGGTATTCTCAAACGCCAGGTACGTCCCGAGACGCCTATCGTTCTGAATCCTGAGGCCATCGACTTCGGCTCACTCTATGTGGGCGATGAATCCCGCATCTGTTTCGATTTCGTCGGACTGTCGCTCCCGGCATCGGAAAGTGAAGTGACGATAACGGCGCCCCAAGGCATGACCATCGCGGCCAGCCCCGAAGCTCCCAAGAACAAGAAAATCGTTCTGCCATACAGCGACGGGAAATTGTGGAATCAGTGTTTCTATCTCTATTTCAACCCGACGCAGGCGGGGAACGTGAACGACTGTGTGACCATTACCTGCGGAAAAATAAAACGCACGATTCCCGTCACGGCCGAATGCAAGGCTATCAGTAAGGAGACCCCCAAAACAATACGAGTCAAAAAATATGCGTTGAAAGGGTTGCAGCAAGACTCGTTGGGCATCACCATCGAGAAAGGAGAGTGGCCGGCCGACATCGATGAGTCGGGCAGCCGCTATGTCGAGTTCTTTGTCAAAGGTCTGAAAAAAAGTTTTATCGTCCGTCAAATCACCTTCACGCTCTCAGGCAAAGTGGCCTACCGTGCTGCCGTCTCGAAAGGAGGAGATTTCTATCCGAGAACCGACCTGGGTGAAAACCAACGGGCAACAGAGGAGACACAAAAAATCGTCCTTCCGGTAAATGTCACCATCAAACCGGGCGAGCGGTTGGGCATGCGCATCTTCCCGTGGAGTACCGAAGCGACCGATTCGCTGCACTTCACCATCGAAGACTTCACTTTGGAAGGCATGGAAATTGAGTAA